From a single Nematostella vectensis chromosome 3, jaNemVect1.1, whole genome shotgun sequence genomic region:
- the LOC5504366 gene encoding dnaJ homolog subfamily C member 16 isoform X1, with protein MIPWSSTVLVLIIAWSFPVRSLDASDDPYDILGVSRTASPNDVKRSYKKLARNWHPDKNNDPTAQERFIKINQAYEILSDEGKRRDFDNFGHEAPNRQRSQGQPFFDAHSGFSFFFNDNPFSHSSQSNADHVTAKAFDTLIIPASYEKPYILEVISNWCMACMQIESVWESTANDLKSLGVGIGVINVNRSPRLADQLSIDGVPRIIGVLNGKLTYYNQRMSPDGIKEFTNGLFPYSLVHRVSSKTSDIFLKTDDNKPKVLLFSPKSSPSLLYNLVAFSNQERLSFGFVSMSGQDGEKLRRKFRVMAKEPTVMIFKEESAVPEVVFEATDLKSGKLREMVSANKYLNLPRLTTQKIFDELCPDERFRSQRKLCVILFTKRGSHDNEKAALRNFAKDSHFPDDRVHFVYIHEDVQTRIVSAMREGLDAATSKNRTALKLAILWNPGNGEARYTWLPGGWYVTRSTALVDKLKHLIEDVIGGSGKLKYSTRLPVLYNEDAPSPQARIVAKLRDFISFVLEFFARKDSSSIITLVLGLGLIIVMSIFLPQGDPHKKKRPDPSDSHAVDPFNNIALGFIELNRYTDLTLLREAPPGQLTVAILLDAVTTEDAVKSPLLKAFDEVVHSCSGKYSILFKYVWLSIPDNLEWCTEVMEVNKFGEVIPGTVLAMNGPRKYVMTFKPTDLTKSQYFKSQGGDLMGFNDSDESDEEGHVDEWSAYERKRQKVLSLSLRRELPRWLEKLSEGLIKKVKLDEWPVMD; from the exons ATGATACCATGGTCCAGTACAGTccttgttttgattattgcgtgGAGTTTTCCCGTAAGATCCCTGGATGCCTCTGACGATCCGTATGATATTTTGGGCGTCAGTAGAACAGCTTCGCCGAACGATGTAAAAAGATCGTACAAGAAACTGGCTAGAAACTG GCATCCAGACAAGAACAATGATCCTACAGCACAAGAAAGATTTATTAAAATTAATCAAGCATATGAG ATTTTATCTGATGAGGGAAAGAGAAGAGACTTTGATAACTTTGGGCATGAAGCACCAAATAGACAGAGAAGCCAAGGCCAGCCCTTCTTTGATGCACACAGTGGTTTCAGTTTTTTCTTCAATGATAACCCATTTTCTCACTCAAGTCAGTCCAATGCTGACCATGTCACAGCCAAGGCATTTGATACTTTGATAATTCCAGCAAGTTATGAGAAACCTTACATACTGGAGGTTATATCCAACTGGTGCATGGCAT GTATGCAAATAGAAAGTGTATGGGAATCTACTGCAAATGACCTAAAGAGCCTTGGTGTTGGTATTGGTGTAATCAATGTGAATAGAAGTCCCCGCCTTGCTGATCAACTCAGCATTGATGGAGTACCAAGGATTATTGGTGTTTTGAATGGAAAGCTGACTTATTACAATCAGAGAATGTCACCAGATGGGATTAAGGAATTTACCAATGGACTCTTCCCATATAGCTTAGTGCACAGG GTTTCCAGTAAAACGTCAGACATATTTCTGAAAACAGATGACAATAAGCCAAAAGTGCTTCTCTTCTCACCCAAGAGCTCACCATCTCTGCTCTACAATCTGGTTGCATTTAGCAATCAAGAGAGACTGTCATTTGGATTTGTGAGCATGTCAGGTCAAGATGGTGAAAAATTGAGGCGCAAATTCAGAGTGATGGCAAAAGAACCAACAGTTATGATATTCAAAGAAGAATCAGCTGTACCAGAAGTTGTTTTTGAG GCAACAGACCTTAAAAGTGGAAAGTTACGCGAGATGGTCTCTGCTAACAAGTACCTGAATCTTCCACGACTAACCACGCAGAAAATCTTTGATGAGCTCTGCCCTGATGAGAGATTTAGATCACAAAGGAA GTTATGTGTGATCCTCTTTACCAAACGGGGATCCCATGACAATGAGAAAGCAGCCCTTCGGAATTTTGCCAAGGATTCACATTTCCCAGATGATAGAGTTCACTTTGTGTACATCCACGAAGACGTTCAAACCAGGATAGTGTCTGCCATGAGAGAGGGGCTTGATGCAGCGACAAGCAAGAATAGAACTGCGCTAAAG CTTGCCATCCTGTGGAACCCGGGAAATGGAGAGGCCCGCTACACCTGGCTACCAGGAGGGTGGTATGTTACCCGTTCCACAGCACTGGTGGACAAGTTGAAGCATTTGATTGAGGATGTTATTGGTGGATCTGGAAAACTTAAATACAGCACTCGCCTTCCTGTGCTCTATAATGAGGATGCTCCG AGCCCTCAAGCCAGAATTGTTGCTAAATTGCGAGATTTTATCAGCTTTGTGTTGGAGTTTTTTGCAAG GAAGGACAGTTCCTCAATTATTACTCTAGTACTGGGACTTGGTTTAATTATTGTTATGAGTATCTTTCTTCCCCAAGG AGACCCACACAAGAAGAAACGACCTGACCCTTCTGATTCTCATGCTGTTGACCCTTTTAACAATATTGCACTTGGCTTTATCGAACTAAACCGTTACACAGACTTAACCCTACTTAGGGAGGCTCCCCCTGGCCAGCTGACCGTCGCTATCCTTTTGGATGCGGTCACCACTGAGGATGCCGTCAAGTCACCTCTATTGAAGGCATTTGACGAAGTTGTTCACAGTTGTTCAGG GAAGTACAGTATATTGTTCAAGTATGTCTGGCTATCAATACCAGACAATCTGGAATGGTGCACTGAAGTCATGGAAGTCAACAAATTTGGCGAAGTCATCCCTGGAACTGTCCTCGCCATGAACGGTCCAAGAAAATACGTCATGACTTTCAAACCTACGGACTTGACGAAAAGTCAGTATTTCAAGAGCCAAGGCGGGGACCTGATGGGTTTTAACGACAGCGACGAGAGTGATGAAGAAGGTCATGTTGATGAATGGAGTGCCTACGAGAGAAAACGACAGAAAGTACTGAGTCTGTCCCTGCGGAGAGAGCTGCCGAGGTGGCTGGAGAAATTGAGCGAGGGTTTGATTAAGAAGGTTAAATTGGACGAGTGGCCTGTCATGGATTAg
- the LOC5504366 gene encoding dnaJ homolog subfamily C member 16 isoform X2, whose translation MIPWSSTVLVLIIAWSFPVRSLDASDDPYDILGVSRTASPNDVKRSYKKLARNWHPDKNNDPTAQERFIKINQAYEILSDEGKRRDFDNFGHEAPNRQRSQGQPFFDAHSGFSFFFNDNPFSHSSQSNADHVTAKAFDTLIIPASYEKPYILEVISNWCMACMQIESVWESTANDLKSLGVGIGVINVNRSPRLADQLSIDGVPRIIGVLNGKLTYYNQRMSPDGIKEFTNGLFPYSLVHRVSSKTSDIFLKTDDNKPKVLLFSPKSSPSLLYNLVAFSNQERLSFGFVSMSGQDGEKLRRKFRVMAKEPTVMIFKEESAVPEVVFEATDLKSGKLREMVSANKYLNLPRLTTQKIFDELCPDERFRSQRKLCVILFTKRGSHDNEKAALRNFAKDSHFPDDRVHFVYIHEDVQTRIVSAMREGLDAATSKNRTALKLAILWNPGNGEARYTWLPGGWYVTRSTALVDKLKHLIEDVIGGSGKLKYSTRLPVLYNEDAPSPQARIVAKLRDFISFVLEFFARKDSSSIITLVLGLGLIIVMSIFLPQGSFVSAICARSCLFKKLWEAPPGQLTVAILLDAVTTEDAVKSPLLKAFDEVVHSCSGKYSILFKYVWLSIPDNLEWCTEVMEVNKFGEVIPGTVLAMNGPRKYVMTFKPTDLTKSQYFKSQGGDLMGFNDSDESDEEGHVDEWSAYERKRQKVLSLSLRRELPRWLEKLSEGLIKKVKLDEWPVMD comes from the exons ATGATACCATGGTCCAGTACAGTccttgttttgattattgcgtgGAGTTTTCCCGTAAGATCCCTGGATGCCTCTGACGATCCGTATGATATTTTGGGCGTCAGTAGAACAGCTTCGCCGAACGATGTAAAAAGATCGTACAAGAAACTGGCTAGAAACTG GCATCCAGACAAGAACAATGATCCTACAGCACAAGAAAGATTTATTAAAATTAATCAAGCATATGAG ATTTTATCTGATGAGGGAAAGAGAAGAGACTTTGATAACTTTGGGCATGAAGCACCAAATAGACAGAGAAGCCAAGGCCAGCCCTTCTTTGATGCACACAGTGGTTTCAGTTTTTTCTTCAATGATAACCCATTTTCTCACTCAAGTCAGTCCAATGCTGACCATGTCACAGCCAAGGCATTTGATACTTTGATAATTCCAGCAAGTTATGAGAAACCTTACATACTGGAGGTTATATCCAACTGGTGCATGGCAT GTATGCAAATAGAAAGTGTATGGGAATCTACTGCAAATGACCTAAAGAGCCTTGGTGTTGGTATTGGTGTAATCAATGTGAATAGAAGTCCCCGCCTTGCTGATCAACTCAGCATTGATGGAGTACCAAGGATTATTGGTGTTTTGAATGGAAAGCTGACTTATTACAATCAGAGAATGTCACCAGATGGGATTAAGGAATTTACCAATGGACTCTTCCCATATAGCTTAGTGCACAGG GTTTCCAGTAAAACGTCAGACATATTTCTGAAAACAGATGACAATAAGCCAAAAGTGCTTCTCTTCTCACCCAAGAGCTCACCATCTCTGCTCTACAATCTGGTTGCATTTAGCAATCAAGAGAGACTGTCATTTGGATTTGTGAGCATGTCAGGTCAAGATGGTGAAAAATTGAGGCGCAAATTCAGAGTGATGGCAAAAGAACCAACAGTTATGATATTCAAAGAAGAATCAGCTGTACCAGAAGTTGTTTTTGAG GCAACAGACCTTAAAAGTGGAAAGTTACGCGAGATGGTCTCTGCTAACAAGTACCTGAATCTTCCACGACTAACCACGCAGAAAATCTTTGATGAGCTCTGCCCTGATGAGAGATTTAGATCACAAAGGAA GTTATGTGTGATCCTCTTTACCAAACGGGGATCCCATGACAATGAGAAAGCAGCCCTTCGGAATTTTGCCAAGGATTCACATTTCCCAGATGATAGAGTTCACTTTGTGTACATCCACGAAGACGTTCAAACCAGGATAGTGTCTGCCATGAGAGAGGGGCTTGATGCAGCGACAAGCAAGAATAGAACTGCGCTAAAG CTTGCCATCCTGTGGAACCCGGGAAATGGAGAGGCCCGCTACACCTGGCTACCAGGAGGGTGGTATGTTACCCGTTCCACAGCACTGGTGGACAAGTTGAAGCATTTGATTGAGGATGTTATTGGTGGATCTGGAAAACTTAAATACAGCACTCGCCTTCCTGTGCTCTATAATGAGGATGCTCCG AGCCCTCAAGCCAGAATTGTTGCTAAATTGCGAGATTTTATCAGCTTTGTGTTGGAGTTTTTTGCAAG GAAGGACAGTTCCTCAATTATTACTCTAGTACTGGGACTTGGTTTAATTATTGTTATGAGTATCTTTCTTCCCCAAGG AAGTTTTGTAAGTGCAATATGTGCAAGGAGCTGCTTATTCAAGAAATTATG GGAGGCTCCCCCTGGCCAGCTGACCGTCGCTATCCTTTTGGATGCGGTCACCACTGAGGATGCCGTCAAGTCACCTCTATTGAAGGCATTTGACGAAGTTGTTCACAGTTGTTCAGG GAAGTACAGTATATTGTTCAAGTATGTCTGGCTATCAATACCAGACAATCTGGAATGGTGCACTGAAGTCATGGAAGTCAACAAATTTGGCGAAGTCATCCCTGGAACTGTCCTCGCCATGAACGGTCCAAGAAAATACGTCATGACTTTCAAACCTACGGACTTGACGAAAAGTCAGTATTTCAAGAGCCAAGGCGGGGACCTGATGGGTTTTAACGACAGCGACGAGAGTGATGAAGAAGGTCATGTTGATGAATGGAGTGCCTACGAGAGAAAACGACAGAAAGTACTGAGTCTGTCCCTGCGGAGAGAGCTGCCGAGGTGGCTGGAGAAATTGAGCGAGGGTTTGATTAAGAAGGTTAAATTGGACGAGTGGCCTGTCATGGATTAg